GGTGGGCCGGACGGGCTCGTGCTGCAGGACCGCAGGGTCGCAGCCGGGAGGAGACCCCGTGCGGCAGAGGACGCCGCACGCGGTGACGGACCCGTCGCGCGTCAGCCCACCGCGCTGATCAGGTCCGCGGTGCGGTCCGCGCGCTCCCACGTGAAGTCGGCGAGCTCGCGGCCGAAGTGCCCGTACGCCGCGGTCTGCTGGTAGATCGGCCGCAGCAGGTCCAGGTCGCGGATGATCGCGGCCGGACGCAGGTCGAACACCTCACGGATCGCAGCCGTCAGACGCCCGACCGGGACGGTGCCCGTGCCGAACGTCTCGACGTAGAGGCCGACGGGGTGCGCCTTGCCGATCGCGTACGCGACCTGCACCTCGCAGCGCCGCGCCAGGCCCGCGGCGACGACGTTCTTGGCGACCCAGCGCATCGCGTAGGCGGCCGAGCGGTCGACCTTCGACGGGTCCTTGCCCGAGAACGCACCGCCTCCGTGACGGGCCATGCCGCCGTAGGTGTCGACGATGATCTTGCGGCCCGTGAGCCCGGCGTCGCCCTGCGGCCCACCGACGACGAACGTGCCCGTCGGGTTCACGAGGAGCCGGAAGTCGCTGGCGTCGAGGTCCAGGTCGGCGACGACCGGCTTGACGACCAGGTCCGCGATCGCGGGCGCGAGGGTCGTCTCGAGGTGGACGTCCGGGTCGTGCTGCGTCGAGAGGACCACGGTGTCGAGGCGCACCGCGCGGTCGCCGTCGTAGCCGATGGTCACCTGCGTCTTGCCGTCGGGGCGCAGCCCGGGCACGACGCCCTCCTTGCGCACGGCCGCGAGGCGCTCCGCGAGGCGGTGCGCGAGCCAGATCGGCAGGGGCAGGAGGCTCGGGGTGTCGTCGCTCGCGTACCCGAACATGAGGCCCTGGTCGCCGGCGCCCTGCAGGTCGAGGGGGTCGAGGTCGCCGCTGTCGACGCGGACCTCGAGCGCCTTGTCGACGCCCTGGGCGATGTCGGGCGACTGCTGCCCGATCGAGACGGACACGCCGCACGAGTCGCCGTCGAAGCCGATGTGGGAGGAGGTGTAGCCGATGCCCCGGACGACCTCGCGCACCACCTGCGGGATCTCGACGTACGCGCTCGTGGTGACCTCGCCGGCGACGTGCACCAGGCCGGTCGTCACCATCGTCTCGACGGCCACCCGGGCCGAGGGGTCCTGCTCGAGGATCGCGTCGAGGATCGCGTCGGAGATCTGGTCGCAGATCTTGTCGGGGTGCCCCTCGGTCACGGACTCGGACGTGAACAGGCGCATGTCGGGCTCGGTCATGCGCACAGGTTACTGGCCGTGCGCTCGGCCCCGGAGCAGAACGGCGTCCCAGACGGCGTGCGCGACGTCGTCCTTCGAGCCCGCCGCGACCGCCACGACGTCGCCGTCCCCGTCGAGGACCGTCACGTCGTTATCGGCCGTCCCGAAGCCGCGCCCGCCGCCGACCGCGTTGACGACGAGGAGGTCGGCGCCCTTGCGCCGGGCCTTCGCACGCCCGTGGTCCAGCACACTGCCCGAGGCGTCCCCCGTCTCGGCCGCGAAGCCGACGACGACCTGGCCCTCCCGCAGCCGCGGGGCCGAGAGCTCCGCGAGGATGTCGGGCGTCTGGACGAGCTCGAGCACGCGGGTCCCGCCTGCGGCGTCGTCGGCGCCCTTCTTGATCTTGGTCTCGGCCGCCGTCGCGGGCCGGAAGTCGGCGACCGCGGCCGCCATCACGACGACGTCGGCGTCCTTGGCCGCGGCACGCACCGCGTCGCGCAGCTCCGCCGAGGTCTCGACGGGCACCACGGCCACGCCCTCGGGGGTGGGCAGCGTCACGTTCGCGGCCACGAGCGTCACCTGGGCGCCCCGCACCGCCGCCGCCCGCGCGAGCGCGTAGCCCTGGCGGCCCGAGGACCGGTTGCCGAGGAAGCGGACGGGGTCCAGCGGCTCGCGCGTGCCCCCGGCCGAGACGACGACGTGCCGCCCGGCCAGGTCCTGCGCGGCAGGCCGCACGAGCGCGAGGGCCGCCGCCGCGATGGCCTCCGGCTCGGGGAGCCGGCCGGGGCCGGTGTCGGCACCCGTGAGGCGGCCGGAGTCCGGGTCGAGCACGTGGACGCCACGCGCGCGCAGGGTCTCGACGTTCGCGCGCGTCGCCGGGTGCTCCCACATCTCCGTGTGCATCGCCGGCGCGAGCAGGACCGGGCAGCGCGCCGTGAGCAGCGTCGCGGTCAGCAGGTCGTCCGCACGGCCGGTCGCGGCCCGCGAGAGCAGGTCCGCGGTGGCCGGGGCGACGACCACGAGGTCGGCGTTCTTGCCGAGCCGCACGTGCGGGACCTGGTCGACGTCCTCGAACACGCGCGTCGTCACCGGTGCGCCGGACAGCGCCTCCCACGTCGCGCGACCCACGAACTCCAGCGCGGAGTCGGTCGGCACGACGCGCACGTCGTGGCCGGCCTCGACGAGCAGGCGCAGCAGCAGCACGGCCTTGTACGCCGCGATGCCGCCGGCGACGCCGAGGACGATCCGCATGGTCGGGACGCCGGGAGGGACGGGGCCGAGGTCAGCCCTCGGTGGCCTCGACCGTCAGCAGCCCGCCGTCGATCTCGCGCATCGCGATCGACAGGGCCTTCTCCTGCGGGCGGGTCTCGACGAGCGGCCCGACGTACTCGAGCAGGCCCTCGTTGAGCTGGGAGTAGTACGCGTTGATCTGGCGCGCGCGCTTGGCGGCGTAGATGACGAGCGCGTACTTGGAGTCCGCGCGCTCGAGCAGCTGGTCGATGGGCGGGTCGGTGATGCCGACGGGTGCAGCGACGGTTCCGGACACGGTGGACTCCCGCAAGGACGAAGGGGTGGGACTGACGCCAGTCTACCTGGTCGGCAGTCCCATGACCCGGACCAGCTCGTCGGTCGCCCGCCGCACGTCGTCGTTGACGATCACGTGGTCGAACTCGGGCTCCGCGGCGAGCTCGACGCGCGCCGTCGCGAGCCGTCGCTCCCGCTCCTCCGGCCCCTCGGTCCCCCGCCCCACGAGCCGGCGCTCGAGCTCCTCGAACGACGGCGGCGCGAGGAACACGAACCGCGCACCGGGCATGGTCGAGCGGACCTGCCGCGCACCCTGCAGGTCGATCTCGAGCAGCGCCGGCGCGCCCGCCGCGAGCCGCTCCTCGACCTGGCGCCGCGGCGTGCCGTACCGGTTGCGGCCGTGCACGACCGCCCACTCGAGCAGCTCGCCGCCCTCCGCCATGGCGTCGAACTCGGCCGGGGTCACGAAGTGGTAGTGCACGCCCTCGACCTCGCCCGGTCGCGGCTCACGCGTCGTCGCGGAGACGGACAACCAGATCTCGGGGTAGCGCTCGCGGATGTCGGCGGAGACCGTGCCCTTGCCGACGGCGGTCGGTCCGGCGAGAACGGTGAGCCGGGCTGGCGTCGTCATGGGTGCTGCGGTGCTCCTGGCCTGGTGCTGCGTGGATCCGGCTGGTCAGAGGCACACGGTACGTGCCTCCGGGCTCACCCGAAGCGGTCGACGAGCGCCTTGACCTGGTGCGGACCCAGGCCACGGACGCGCCGCGTCTCGGAGATGCCGATCTCCGAGATGATGGCGCGCGCCTTAACCTTGCCGACGCCCGGCAGGGACTCGAGGAGCGCGAGCACCTTGAGCTTGCCGATCGTCTCGTCCGCCTGGCCCTGGGCGATCACCTCGGAGAGCGTGCCCTGAGAGTACTTGAGTCGGTTCTTGACCTCGGCACGGGCCTGCCGGGCCGCGGCCGCCTTCTCGAGTGCTGCTGCGCGTTGTTCGGGGGTCAAGGGGGGAAGAGCCACTCGAGTCACCTTCTCGTCCGCGGGATGTGATCGTGCTCCGAACCTAGCGACCGGGGGGCGGGTCCGCCAACGCGACGCTCAGCGGAGTGCAGCTGCGGCCTCGTGGGCGGCGTTCTGCGCCGCTGCCAGCAACGACGCTCGGTCCGGCCCGGCGGCGAGGACCGCCCGGGACGACGACGCGAGCACCGCGCGTCGCGCGGTCCCGAAGACGCGCGCGAGCTCCGCGGACCCGGCGCCCTGCGCCCCGACCCCGGGCGCCAGCAGGGGCCCCCGGACCGCGGCGAGGTCGACGCCGAGGCGCTGCGCGGCGTCGCCGGTCGTGGCGCCGACGACGAGCCCGACGGACCCCAGCTCCCCGCCCGTCGCCGCGAGCTCCGCGGCGTTGAGCGCGGCGGCCTGCGCCGCGACCGCGGCGGCGACCGCGGTCCCGTCCGGTCCGGTCGCGTGCTGCACGGACGCGCCCTCGGGGTTGGACGTGAGCGCGAGCACGAACAGCCCCCGCCCGGAGGCCGCGGCGGCCTCGACCGCGGGCGTGAGCGACCCGAAGCCGAGGTAGGGCGAGACCGTGAGCGCGTCGCCGGCGAGCGGGGAGCCCTCGCGCAGGTAGGCGTCGGCGTACCCGGCCATCGTCGAGCCGATGTCGCCGCGCTTGGCGTCGACGACCACGAGCGTGCCCGTCTCGCGTCCGGCGGCGACGACCTCCTCGAGCACCGCGACGCCGGCCGAGCCGTGCCGCTCGTAGAGGGCCGACTGCGGCTTGAGCGCCGCGACCTTCCCCGCGAGGGCGTCGAGCACGCCGAGGCTGAACGCGCGCAGGCCCGCGACGTCGTCCGCCAGGTCCCAGTCGCGCAGCAGCCCGGGGTGCGGGTCCAGGCCGACGCACAGCGGCCCGTGCGCGTCCATGGCCGCCGCGAGGCGGGCACCGAACGGCGCGGTCACGCGGTCACCACGGCGTCCGCCGCCGCACCCGCACCGGCCGTGCTCGCGGCCGCCTGGGCCCGGCGCGCGTGCGTCGCCGCGTCGTGCTCCTGCAGGCTCGTGACGCTGAACGGTCCCGCGAGGGCGGCCTCGATGCCCTGCACCGCCGCGCCGAGCTGCTGCACCGTGGTGACGATCGCCTTGTCGGCGGCCGTCGTGGCGGCCCGGATCTCGTACCCGTCGGCACGCGCGCCCTGACCGGAGGGCGTGTTCACGACGATGTCGACGCTCCCGGAGGAGATGAGGTCGACGATCGTCGGCTCCCCCGCCGGACCGCGGCCGCGCGAGAACTTCCGGACGACGCGCGAGGCGATGCCGCTGCGGCGCAGCACCGCGGCGGTGCCCTCGGTCGCGAGGATCTCGAAGCCGAGCTCGACGAGGCGCTTGACCGGGAACACGATCGAGCGCTTGTCGCGGTCGGCGACCGAGATGAACGCGGTGCCCGACGTCGGCAGCCCGCCGAACGCCGCGGCCTGCGACTTCGCGAACGCCGTCGGGAAGTCGACGTCGAAGCCCATGACCTCGCCGGTCGAGCGCATCTCGGGCCCGAGCACCGTGTCGACCACCGTGCCGTCGTGCGTGCGGAACCGCTTGAACGGCAGCACGGCCTCCTTGACGGCGATGGGCGCCTCGAGGTCGAGCACGCTCGCGTCCGTCTGCGGCAGCACGCCCGAGGCGCGCAGGTCCGCGATCGAGTGGCCCGTCATGACGAGCGCGGCGGCCTTGGCGAGCGGGACGCCCGTCGCCTTGGACACGAACGGCACGGTGCGGGACGCCCGCGGGTTCGCCTCGAGGACGTAGAGCACGTCGGAGACGAGGGCGAACTGGATGTTGAGCAGGCCGCGGACCCCGACGCCCTTCGCGATGGCCTCGGTCGAGCGGCGGATGCGCTCGAGCTCGGACAGCGAGAGCGTCACGGGCGGCAGCACGCACGCCGAGTCGCCCGAGTGGATGCCGGCCTCCTCGATGTGCTCCATGACGCCGCCGAGGAACAGCTCGGTGCCGTCGTAGAGCGCGTCGACGTCGATCTCGATCGCGTCGTCGAGGAACCGGTCGATGAGCAGCGGCGGGATCTCGGTGCCGCGGCCCGTGGTGTTGACCGCCGCGGCGATCGCGCGCTCGACGTACTCGGTGAGCTGCGCGTCGTCGTACACGATCTCCATGCCGCGTCCGCCGAGCACGTAGGACGGGCGCACGAGCACCGGGAAGCCGATGCCCTGGGCCGTCTCGCGCGCACCCTCGAGCGTCGTCGCGGTGCCGAACGACGGCGCGGGGAGCCCCGCCGCCTCGAGCACCGCGCCGAACGCGCCGCGGTCCTCGGCGGCGTCGATGGCCTCGGGCGGGGTGCCGAGGATCGGCAGGCCGGCGTCGGCGAGGCGCTGCGCGAGCGACAGCGGGGTCTGGCCGCCGAGCTGCACGATGATGCCCTCGACCGGGCCGACGGCGAGCTCGGCCTCGTAGACCTCGAGCACGTCCTCGAACGTCAGCGGCTCGAAGTACAGGCGGTCCGAGGTGTCGTAGTCGGTCGAGACGGTCTCGGGGTTGCAGTTGACCATGACGGTCTCGAACTCGCCCTTGAGGGCCAGCGCGGCGTGCACGCACGAGTAGTCGAACTCGATGCCCTGGCCGATGCGGTTGGGGCCCGAGCCGAGGATGAGCACCGCGGGGCGCGTGCGGGGACGCACCTCGGTCTCGTCGTCGTACGCCGAGTAGTGGTACGGGGTGAGCGCCGCGAACTCGGCGGCGCACGTGTCGACCGTCTTGAAGACCGGGCGGACGCCGGCCGCCCACCGGGCGGCGCGGACCGCGTCCTCGCCGATCCCGCGCAGCGCGCCGATCTGGGCGTCGGACAGGCCGTGCCGCTTGGCCCGCACGAGCACGGCCCGGTCGAGCTCGGGGGCGTCGGCGGTCTTCGCGGCGACCTCGTTGACCAGCACGAGCTGGTCGAGGAACCACGGGTCGATCCCGGTGCGCGCGTACACGTCCTCGAGCGGGACACCCGCGCGCAGGACCTGCTGGACGTCGATGAGCCGGTGCTCGGTCGGCACCGAGATCGTCGCGAGCAGCGCGTCGAGCGCGTCGCCGGTGAGCGGCTCGCCGTCCCAGTGGAACACCGACCCGGCGCGGTCGATCGAGCGCATCGCCTTGCCGAGGGCCTCGGTGAAGTTGCGCCCGAGCGCCATCGCCTCGCCGACCGACTTCATGGTCGTCGTGAGCGTCGCGTCGGCCGCGGGGAACTTCTCGAACGCGAACCGCGGGACCTTGACCACGACGTAGTCGAGCGTCGGCTCGAACGACGCCGGGGTCGAGCCCGTGATGTCGTTCGGGATCTCGTCGAGCGTGTAGCCGATGGCCAGGCGCGCGGCGATCTTCGCGATCGGGAAGCCCGTGGCCTTCGAGGCGAGCGCCGAGGACCGCGACACGCGCGGGTTCATCTCGATGACGACGATGCGCCCGGTGTCCGGCTCGACGGCGAACTGGATGTTGCAGCCGCCCGTGTCGACGCCGACCTCGCGGATGACCGCGATCCCGATGTCGCGCATGCGCTGGTACTCGCGGTCGGTCAGGGTCAGCGCCGGCGCGACGGTGACGCTGTCGCCGGTGTGCACGCCGACGGGGTCGACGTTCTCGATCGAGCAGACGACCACGACGTTGTCCGCGTGGTCGCGCATGAGCTCGAGCTCGTACTCCTTCCACCCGAGGATCGACTCCTCGAGCAGGACCTCAGAGGTCGGCGAGTAGTGCAGGCCCTGCCCGACGATGCGCCGCAGGTCCGTCTCGTCGTACGCGAGGCCGGAGCCGAGGCCGCCCATCGTGAACGACGGCCGCACGACCATCGGGTACCCGAGCCGTCCGGCGGCGTCGATCGCCTCGTCGACCGAGTGGATGATCTCGGACGCGGCGCTCTCGCCGCCGCACACCTCGACGACCTCCTTGAACTGCTGGCGGTCCTCGCCCTTCTGGATCGCGGCGATGTTCGCGCCGATGAGTTCGACGCCGTACTCCTCGAGCACGCCGGCCTCGTCGAGCGCGATCGCGGCGTTGAGCGCCGTCTGGCCGCCGAGCGTCGCGAGGACCGCGTCGGGGCGCTCCTTCGCGATGATCGAGGTGAGCACCTCGGTCGTGATCGGCTCGACGTAGGTCGCGTCGGCGAACTCCGGGTCCGTCATGATCGTGGCCGGGTTGGAGTTCAGCAGGATGACCCGCAGGCCCTCCTCCTTGAGCACGCGGCACGCCTGGGTGCCCGAGTAGTCGAACTCGGCGGCCTGGCCGATGACGATCGGCCCGGAGCCGATGACGAGGACGCTGTGGAGATCTGTCCGGCGGGGCATCAGGCGTCCGCACCCTTCTGGTTCTGGAGCTGCACGTCGGCGCCCGTGGGCGCGCCGCGCATGAGGTCGAGGAAACGGTCGAAGAGGTACGCGGCGTCGTGCGGGCCCGCGGCGGCCTCGGGGTGGTACTGCACGGAGAACGCCGGCAGGTCGAGCGCGGCCAGGCCCTCGACGACGTCGTCGTTGAGGTCGACGTGCGAGACGACGACGCGCCCGTAGCGCCCGCCGTCGTGCGGCGCGACGGACTCGCCCTCGAGCGGGGCGTCGACCGCGAAGCCGTGGTTGTGCGCGGTGATCTCGACGCGGCCCGTCGCGCGGTCGAGCACCGGCTGGTTCACGCCGCGGTGCCCGTAGCCGAGCTTGTAGGTGCCGTAGCCCAGCGCGCGCCCGAGGATCTGGTTGCCGTAGCAGATGCCGAAGAACGGGATCCGGCGGTCGAGGACCTCGCGCAGCAGCTCGACCTCGTGGGTCGCCGCGCCGGGGTCGCCGGGGCCGTTGGAGAAGAACACGCCGTCGGGGCCGGCGGCGAGCACGTCGTCGATCGTCGAGCTCGAGGGGAGCACGTGGACCCGCACGCCGCGCTCGGCGAGCCGCTGCGGGGTCATGGCCTTGATCCCGAGGTCGATCGCGGCGACCGTCGCGACCGGCTCGTCGAGCGGGGTCCCGTCCGGGCCGAGGGCCTCGACGACGTAGGCCTCCTTCGTCGTGACCTCGCCCGCGAGGTCGGCGCCCTGCATCGCCGGGGCCGCGAGCACGACCGCGAGCAGCTCGTCGTCGGAGCGCCGGGCGCCGCCGTCGGCCGTGAGCGCGTCGCCCGAGAAGATCCCGGCCCGCATCACGCCGCGCTCGCGCAGGCGGCGGGTCAGCGCGCGGGTGTCGATGCCGGAGATCCCGACGACACCCTGCGCCGCGAGGTCCTCGTCGAGCGTGCGCACCGAGCGCCAGCTCGACGCTCGGCGCGCGGGGTCGCGGACCACGTAGCCGGCGACCCAGATGCGGCTCGACTCGGGGTCCTCGTCGTTCGCGCCCGTGTTGCCGATGTGCGGCGCGGTCATCACGACGATCTGGCGGTGGTAGCTCGGGTCGGTGAGCGTCTCCTGGTAGCCGGTCATGCCGGTGTTGAAGACGACCTCCCCCACGGTGGTGCCGTGCGCGCCGTAGGCCTCGCCGTGGAACGTGCGCCCGTCCTCGAGGACCAGGACTGCGTCGGTCATGACTGCTCCTTCTGCGCCTGCGGTGCGGCAGGCGGCGGGTTCTGCGAGATCAGGGTCGTGGCGGCGGCGACCAGACGGGCCCGGTCGGCCCGTCGTCGCACGCGCAGGCCGGTGTCGAGGCCGCGCTCGTCGTCGGGTCCGGTGCTCCACGTCAGGACGACGAGCCCGTCCCGGCCGACGAACTTGCCGGCCTGCCCGGGGGCGGTGCCGACCGCGCGCAGCGAGCCGGCGGGGACGAACACCTCGCGCGCGCCGGTGCGCCGGACGAGCACCCCGGCGTCGCGGACCTGCACGAGCGCGGGGCTGCGGGTCCCGAGGTCGTGCGCGACGACGCGGTCGAGCCAGTCGCCCGCGCGCGTCGAGGACACGTAGGTCGCCTCGATCGGCTCGGTGCGGGCGCGCCCGAGCGTGCCCGGGCCCTCACCCTCGGGCGGCGCGACGGGCAGCGCGGGGACGACGGCCGCGGTGCCGGCCCGGCGGTTCGCCCAGCCGCGGC
The Cellulomonas sp. NS3 DNA segment above includes these coding regions:
- the metK gene encoding methionine adenosyltransferase; protein product: MTEPDMRLFTSESVTEGHPDKICDQISDAILDAILEQDPSARVAVETMVTTGLVHVAGEVTTSAYVEIPQVVREVVRGIGYTSSHIGFDGDSCGVSVSIGQQSPDIAQGVDKALEVRVDSGDLDPLDLQGAGDQGLMFGYASDDTPSLLPLPIWLAHRLAERLAAVRKEGVVPGLRPDGKTQVTIGYDGDRAVRLDTVVLSTQHDPDVHLETTLAPAIADLVVKPVVADLDLDASDFRLLVNPTGTFVVGGPQGDAGLTGRKIIVDTYGGMARHGGGAFSGKDPSKVDRSAAYAMRWVAKNVVAAGLARRCEVQVAYAIGKAHPVGLYVETFGTGTVPVGRLTAAIREVFDLRPAAIIRDLDLLRPIYQQTAAYGHFGRELADFTWERADRTADLISAVG
- the coaBC gene encoding bifunctional phosphopantothenoylcysteine decarboxylase/phosphopantothenate--cysteine ligase CoaBC — protein: MRIVLGVAGGIAAYKAVLLLRLLVEAGHDVRVVPTDSALEFVGRATWEALSGAPVTTRVFEDVDQVPHVRLGKNADLVVVAPATADLLSRAATGRADDLLTATLLTARCPVLLAPAMHTEMWEHPATRANVETLRARGVHVLDPDSGRLTGADTGPGRLPEPEAIAAAALALVRPAAQDLAGRHVVVSAGGTREPLDPVRFLGNRSSGRQGYALARAAAVRGAQVTLVAANVTLPTPEGVAVVPVETSAELRDAVRAAAKDADVVVMAAAVADFRPATAAETKIKKGADDAAGGTRVLELVQTPDILAELSAPRLREGQVVVGFAAETGDASGSVLDHGRAKARRKGADLLVVNAVGGGRGFGTADNDVTVLDGDGDVVAVAAGSKDDVAHAVWDAVLLRGRAHGQ
- the rpoZ gene encoding DNA-directed RNA polymerase subunit omega, which codes for MSGTVAAPVGITDPPIDQLLERADSKYALVIYAAKRARQINAYYSQLNEGLLEYVGPLVETRPQEKALSIAMREIDGGLLTVEATEG
- the gmk gene encoding guanylate kinase, with product MTTPARLTVLAGPTAVGKGTVSADIRERYPEIWLSVSATTREPRPGEVEGVHYHFVTPAEFDAMAEGGELLEWAVVHGRNRYGTPRRQVEERLAAGAPALLEIDLQGARQVRSTMPGARFVFLAPPSFEELERRLVGRGTEGPEERERRLATARVELAAEPEFDHVIVNDDVRRATDELVRVMGLPTR
- the mihF gene encoding integration host factor, actinobacterial type — translated: MALPPLTPEQRAAALEKAAAARQARAEVKNRLKYSQGTLSEVIAQGQADETIGKLKVLALLESLPGVGKVKARAIISEIGISETRRVRGLGPHQVKALVDRFG
- the pyrF gene encoding orotidine-5'-phosphate decarboxylase; this encodes MTAPFGARLAAAMDAHGPLCVGLDPHPGLLRDWDLADDVAGLRAFSLGVLDALAGKVAALKPQSALYERHGSAGVAVLEEVVAAGRETGTLVVVDAKRGDIGSTMAGYADAYLREGSPLAGDALTVSPYLGFGSLTPAVEAAAASGRGLFVLALTSNPEGASVQHATGPDGTAVAAAVAAQAAALNAAELAATGGELGSVGLVVGATTGDAAQRLGVDLAAVRGPLLAPGVGAQGAGSAELARVFGTARRAVLASSSRAVLAAGPDRASLLAAAQNAAHEAAAALR
- the carB gene encoding carbamoyl-phosphate synthase large subunit codes for the protein MPRRTDLHSVLVIGSGPIVIGQAAEFDYSGTQACRVLKEEGLRVILLNSNPATIMTDPEFADATYVEPITTEVLTSIIAKERPDAVLATLGGQTALNAAIALDEAGVLEEYGVELIGANIAAIQKGEDRQQFKEVVEVCGGESAASEIIHSVDEAIDAAGRLGYPMVVRPSFTMGGLGSGLAYDETDLRRIVGQGLHYSPTSEVLLEESILGWKEYELELMRDHADNVVVVCSIENVDPVGVHTGDSVTVAPALTLTDREYQRMRDIGIAVIREVGVDTGGCNIQFAVEPDTGRIVVIEMNPRVSRSSALASKATGFPIAKIAARLAIGYTLDEIPNDITGSTPASFEPTLDYVVVKVPRFAFEKFPAADATLTTTMKSVGEAMALGRNFTEALGKAMRSIDRAGSVFHWDGEPLTGDALDALLATISVPTEHRLIDVQQVLRAGVPLEDVYARTGIDPWFLDQLVLVNEVAAKTADAPELDRAVLVRAKRHGLSDAQIGALRGIGEDAVRAARWAAGVRPVFKTVDTCAAEFAALTPYHYSAYDDETEVRPRTRPAVLILGSGPNRIGQGIEFDYSCVHAALALKGEFETVMVNCNPETVSTDYDTSDRLYFEPLTFEDVLEVYEAELAVGPVEGIIVQLGGQTPLSLAQRLADAGLPILGTPPEAIDAAEDRGAFGAVLEAAGLPAPSFGTATTLEGARETAQGIGFPVLVRPSYVLGGRGMEIVYDDAQLTEYVERAIAAAVNTTGRGTEIPPLLIDRFLDDAIEIDVDALYDGTELFLGGVMEHIEEAGIHSGDSACVLPPVTLSLSELERIRRSTEAIAKGVGVRGLLNIQFALVSDVLYVLEANPRASRTVPFVSKATGVPLAKAAALVMTGHSIADLRASGVLPQTDASVLDLEAPIAVKEAVLPFKRFRTHDGTVVDTVLGPEMRSTGEVMGFDVDFPTAFAKSQAAAFGGLPTSGTAFISVADRDKRSIVFPVKRLVELGFEILATEGTAAVLRRSGIASRVVRKFSRGRGPAGEPTIVDLISSGSVDIVVNTPSGQGARADGYEIRAATTAADKAIVTTVQQLGAAVQGIEAALAGPFSVTSLQEHDAATHARRAQAAASTAGAGAAADAVVTA
- the carA gene encoding glutamine-hydrolyzing carbamoyl-phosphate synthase small subunit codes for the protein MTDAVLVLEDGRTFHGEAYGAHGTTVGEVVFNTGMTGYQETLTDPSYHRQIVVMTAPHIGNTGANDEDPESSRIWVAGYVVRDPARRASSWRSVRTLDEDLAAQGVVGISGIDTRALTRRLRERGVMRAGIFSGDALTADGGARRSDDELLAVVLAAPAMQGADLAGEVTTKEAYVVEALGPDGTPLDEPVATVAAIDLGIKAMTPQRLAERGVRVHVLPSSSTIDDVLAAGPDGVFFSNGPGDPGAATHEVELLREVLDRRIPFFGICYGNQILGRALGYGTYKLGYGHRGVNQPVLDRATGRVEITAHNHGFAVDAPLEGESVAPHDGGRYGRVVVSHVDLNDDVVEGLAALDLPAFSVQYHPEAAAGPHDAAYLFDRFLDLMRGAPTGADVQLQNQKGADA